In Marinitoga sp. 1197, the genomic window ATTTTATTATCTTTCGCATAGTTTCCTACATCCATTTTTTTAGAATAAAATGGCAGACTTCTTTTTCTACATTCTCTTTTTACAAATAATTCTTCGTCATCAGCATTTTTTCTCAAAGAATGATTAAAGTGGGCAACTCCGAGAGAAATATTTAAATTATCCTTTAATTTAAATAATATGTCCATCATCACCATTGAATCCCTACCACCAGAAACCCCTAATAAAACTCTATCTCCACTTTCATACATATTATATTTTCTTATAAACCTTAATACTTCATACTCCAATTTCATTTTCACATCCCCAATCTTTTTCTTAAATAATTATAACATATTTTTAAAATTTTTCCGAAGCAATATAGTTTAAAATGCCAAAAAGCCAAATAAACGAAAACACAAAAATTATATAAAAATATTGGCTTCCTAAATAAATAAAATATTGTTAAGTGTTTTAGGATTTAATCTTTAAAAATAAAAAAGATTCTCCGCATGGAGAATCTTCTGGAGCCGGTGAAGGGACTCGAACCCCCAACCTACTCATTACGAATGAGCCGCTCTACCGTTGAGCTACACCGGCAATTAATACCAGAGAATATTATATATTTTAATTTTAAAATTGTCAAGGGGGTTTTTTTAAAATATTATGATATAATTTAATATACTAGACTATCTAAAAAGCCTCAAATGAAACGAAGACTCGAAGATTGCCCTTAAAATTATGAATGGATGCCGTCAAAATTACATGGATGTAATGCCGCGAAACAATACACGATGTATTGTTTGAGCGACGGCTGAGAATAAATAATTTTAAGGATAATCGCTGTCTGAGTGAATTTGACTTTTTAGACATCGTATTAATATACTATATTCAAAATAAAAAAAATATATATTATAAATTTTAAAGCAAAATAGCAAATCAAAAAGATTTTTATGGAGGTGGAATTTTTTATGCCATTTGAAAAATATAAGATTTTTGATTCTACAAATTTATCAAAAGGTTTATTAAATATTTTTTCTTTTGATTATATGGAAAATAAAGACAATGCAGAAATTATAATATCAAATAAAAAAGAAAAAATTGAAAAACCTTATATTTTATTGGATAATGAACAATTAAGTTTAATTGAAAATGGTAAAATCATTTCAATATTCGATTTTTCAATTGAAAATTTTCAAATTTTATTATTAAAATTACTATCAAAGATTTTTAAAGAAGAACCATTTAATCTTTTATATTTATTAGAAGAAAAGAGGAAAGAAATCGCTGAATTCATCAAAAATTTAATAGTTCTATTTGAAGTCGAAGATAAGAAAAGTAGTATGAGTCATACTCAAAGAGTTGCATTTTATTCTAAAAAATTTGCTGAATATTTGGGTAAAACAGAAGAAGAGATCAATCTTATTTATGATTTAGCCATGCTTCATGATGTTGGAAGAATAGGAATAGAACAATTAATGCTTTTTTCAAAAACACGTGTATTCGATCTTGAAGAATGGGACCTCGAACATACTGTTGCTGGTTCTGTATTTCTGGCAAATAGAAGAGAATTATGGTATGCTATGGATGTTGTTAGATCACATCATGAACACTGGGATGGAACGGGTTATCCTGATCATTTAAAAGGAGAAAAAATTCCATATTTTGCAAGATTTATAGGCATTATTGACTGGTTTGATTGGGCTACACATACCGCTACTTCCGAACATTTTGGCATATTATCACCAGATGAAGCTATTGATTATATAATTTTTAATTTAGGAAAAAAATTTGATCCCATTCTTGGAAAGGAGTTTGCTAACTTCTTAAAGGACTTTTTATCAAAAGAAAAATTTATATAATCGACTATATATAATATATAAAAGACCGCATAGCGGTCTTTTATATATTATATGTAGTATTTTATAGTGTTAAAATCACTGTCTTTTTCAGTTGCTATAATTTCTCCATATAATGGGCCTGCTGATATTTTATTAATTTTTATTTTAACAAATTTCCCAATCATATTTTCATCACTTTTAAATATCACCACTTTATTATTTATTGTCCTTCCCAAATATGCTCCTGATTTTATTTTATTTTCCTGAATCACCATTACTGTTTTATTTAAATATTTCTCATTTTCTTCATGATTTATTTGTTTCTGTATATTCATAAGATATTGAAATCTCTTATTTTTAATTTTTTTAGGTATATCATCTTCGTAATATTTTGCTGATATTGTGCCTTCACGTGGCGAATATTCTGCTATATTCAATCTTTCATATCTAACTTTTTTTATCAAATCCACTGTTTCCATAAAATCCTCATCTGTTTCACCGGGAAATCCTACAATAATATCTCCTGATATTGTTACATTTGGAACTCTACTTTTTA contains:
- a CDS encoding HD-GYP domain-containing protein; its protein translation is MPFEKYKIFDSTNLSKGLLNIFSFDYMENKDNAEIIISNKKEKIEKPYILLDNEQLSLIENGKIISIFDFSIENFQILLLKLLSKIFKEEPFNLLYLLEEKRKEIAEFIKNLIVLFEVEDKKSSMSHTQRVAFYSKKFAEYLGKTEEEINLIYDLAMLHDVGRIGIEQLMLFSKTRVFDLEEWDLEHTVAGSVFLANRRELWYAMDVVRSHHEHWDGTGYPDHLKGEKIPYFARFIGIIDWFDWATHTATSEHFGILSPDEAIDYIIFNLGKKFDPILGKEFANFLKDFLSKEKFI